The following DNA comes from Paenibacillus crassostreae.
TAGTGAAGAGAATCTCTACCCATACCTCCCAACCATATACAGGTATGGAGAAGGCGATACCGCAAAACACTAATGTATCGACAAAAGAACTGATCATCGTACTCCCATTGTTACGGATCCAGAACTGTCCTGGCTTAGGATAGAATTTACGAATCCAACTATATAATCTCACATCGAGAAATTGGCTTACGAAATAGGCTGATAGACTTCCTAGTGCTAATCTTGGCATGAGTCCAAAGATAGCTTCTAATGGTTCCTGAGCAAAATCCCCTTCTTGTGGCGTAAAGAAGAGTGCCATTTGCATAATTAATGTAGTCATTAACAATGTGAAGAAACCGAACCATACTGCTTTTCGCGCTTCTCCCTGACCATATTTCTCGTTAAGTAGATCACTTGTCATATACAAACTTACATACATCGTATTTCCCAAAGTCATCGCAATCCCAAACATATCAATGGTTTTAGTGACTTGGATATTGGCTATGACCGTAGCCACACCAATCCATGCATACAGCCCTTTTTTACCAAAAAGACGAAAGCATAATAAAAAAAGTGAGAAATTTACGATTACATATACTATACCCCAGCTTAAATTAAACATCTTACTCCTCCTAGTTTTGATACGCGGGATGGTTACGAACCGCGGTTTGTAACGTCTTGGACGTACAAAACATGATCAACTTTATCACAGAAGAACATAATTGCCTAGATCTCATCTTAAATTGGGAGTACTTTCTAATTAAAATGAACT
Coding sequences within:
- a CDS encoding queuosine precursor transporter codes for the protein MFNLSWGIVYVIVNFSLFLLCFRLFGKKGLYAWIGVATVIANIQVTKTIDMFGIAMTLGNTMYVSLYMTSDLLNEKYGQGEARKAVWFGFFTLLMTTLIMQMALFFTPQEGDFAQEPLEAIFGLMPRLALGSLSAYFVSQFLDVRLYSWIRKFYPKPGQFWIRNNGSTMISSFVDTLVFCGIAFSIPVYGWEVWVEILFTTYIIKFVLTAVGTPFLYVARTFKFKDED